One genomic window of Calonectris borealis chromosome 27, bCalBor7.hap1.2, whole genome shotgun sequence includes the following:
- the NKX3-1 gene encoding homeobox protein Nkx-3.1 codes for MSARVLPARRQRAPSSTPAGMSRTPTAAQQTMPLSSRPRTSFLIQDILWDGAEQGAWPEQGKSGGFGSPEDGEPGMATAEGSEGSSAPGAAPGHPPGSPRPPGASQARGTPQEADADATAETYLSDCDPPLRPLPIAQRPPKQAKRSRAAFSHTQVIELERKFSHQKYLSAPERAHLAKNLQLTETQVKIWFQNRRYKTKRKQVASEISRLDTRLAGQKAAELPAASLLALRGGWQYLPCLYYLNGWSPSWW; via the exons atgagtgCCAGGGTGCTCCCCGCAAGGAGGCAGagagcacccagcagcaccccggcAGGGATGAGCCGGACCCCGACGGCAGCCCAGCAGACCATGCCCCTCTCCTCCAGGCCCCGGACATCCTTCCTCATCCAAGATATCctctgggatggggcagagcagggagcgTGGCCGGAGCAGGGCAAGAGCGGAGGGTTTGGCAGCCCGGAGGACGGGGAGCCGGGGATGGCCACAGCGGAGGGCAGCGAGGGCAGctcggccccgggggctgccccagggcaccCCCCCGGGAGCCCTCgtcccccaggagcatcccaagccCGAGGGACACCCCAGGAGGCGGACGCAG ATGCCACGGCGGAGACCTACCTGTCAGACTGCGACCCCCCCCTGCGACCCCTGCCCATCGCCCAGCGTCCCCCCAAGCAGGCGAAACGCTCGCGGGCGGCGTTCTCCCACACCCAAGTCATCGAACTGGAGCGGAAATTCAGCCACCAAAAATACCTATCGGCCCCCGAGCGAGCCCACCTGGCCAAAAACCTGCAGCTCACCGAGACCCAGGTGAAAATCTGGTTCCAGAACAGGAGGTATAAAACCAAGAGGAAACAGGTCGCCTCCGAAATCAGCAGACTGGACACGCGGCTGGCCGGGCAGAAGGCGGCCGAGCTCCCCGCAGCATCGCTGCTGGCTCTGCGGGGCGGCTGGCAGTACCTGCCTTGCCTCTACTACTTGAACGGCTGGAGTCCCTCGTGGTGGTAA